The Triticum urartu cultivar G1812 chromosome 6, Tu2.1, whole genome shotgun sequence genome includes the window AAGAAGCACCCAAAGTGTGACACGTGGCGGACGGCTGAGAGCGTGTCGAGTGACACTGATCGTTGTGAGGCTCCTGAatgagcgctcgttaactagttgctcacGCCAGGACCAGGTGGTGCACGTTTGCTCGTTCTCGCCCGCACAAGTCGGGGTTCACCCCAAGAATTAACATCATCTCCTGCTCGCCCGAATGGTTAGTTTGGGACCCGACCCGTGCCAGGGTGGCCCAACGCGATACCATCACGCTTAAGGCCTACCTATGCCTGCCCCAGTAAACACACCACGCCGCAAACatatatttttctcttttttctttatGCATAATTTTGTTTCTCTTGTTATCGAAGAAAAAAGGCACAAAGTTGTTCTTCCACAGAAATATTCAAAATGTGTATTACATGCCAATTAAAATATGTCATTGATTTAAGTTAAGTTTCTAAATGCCTTTTTTGACATGTTACAAGCTGGAATGGACGACTCAACCTTTAGGAGTCAGTGTAAGTTTTTTGTTTCTGAGCCGCACACATTGTATTAACTAATAAAACATTGCACATATACATGTGGAAATTATCAGAAAGATCAAGACATGACAAGTGTCCAGAAAACTTTGCAAAAAGGACCTCACATAAAAGAATATTAGAGATAAGCCCACCGGAGTCCCTGCAAACAAACAAGTTGGAATTGTCATCGAGCGCCAGCGCCGCCGAGATGCACAGCgaggaaaaaggaggagcaataACAAACCAAAATCCTGGCTAGCGCCATATGTAGCCTTGTTGACGTTGTGAACGGGGGAGACCAGACCTGTAGAATAGGTGCTTGACGATGTGGCATGTCAATTGAGGACGTTCCCCACGCCGACCTGGATGCAGACAGACGCATCCCAACGCTGTTGTCGGGGAAGAACGCCAAATACGTCGACATTGGGCCACCAACCTTGTGCTGGCACCAATTTGTCCCATTTGCCGGCGCCGTTAAGAGAGAGAACAACTGCCAGACATAGGAAATGTAAGGTCTGCCACTCCAAATGAACGATAAGCAGACGAGGCCATCATTTTAGCAACGCCACCGAAGAAAACGCCACTGTGGTGAGGAAGAGCCCGAGGCCACCTCATTTGACCCAACATCAATCTCATCAAACTAGTCTCgcttttttttgcggggaaacTAGTGTTATTAGACGAAGATGAAACCCTGTGAGAGTCTCTTGCCCTAACACATGGGATACGAGGGAATCCCAAGGCAAGCAAGCATCTGAAACACTGTTGGCCCAGCTCAAAATCGCCATTTTCGCTGGAAATTCGTAGGGGCACACGAGCGCAAAGGCACTCATCTGCCAAGCCTGCTGCCCATTTGATTTGCCTCGCGATTCGCGTAGTAGTTGAATCTCGCACGAGGGCACACTAAGCTTTAAGTGAAACTTCTGGTTTTTGCATCTAAAATTGTAAAGTTTCAACCAGTTTCCCGGATATAATTTTATGCAAAAAATATTGTGTCGGTCGTAGACACAAAATAATTGATTTTTATTGCTCGCTCATCTAAGTTTCAACATTGAAACTTAGCACATTTTTTAGAAGTCGTCAAAATATATTCAAAATCAATCATATTTGAAAGTGCTGGTCACGAGAAACACGAATATGAAAACATAACTTAATTTGGATTTTTTTTGTTTAGAAGATATAAAACTTTAAAAATCAGAAGCCAAAATAAAAGGCCGGCACTAGGACTTGAGTGCCCTGCACTTGCGTGCCCTAAATTCTTGTCCCATTTTCGCGAAGCGTTCCTTTTATTTATTACCGATACAGATATTAACTCATACTCCCTCCCTAGCGACCTAAGTGCTCTTATATTTCTTCAGGGAGGAAGTATTTTTGTGTAATTGTGTGGTACTTCTGTTTGGTGCTGTGTCTCAAGAGGTCGTAGGCTGACATTCAATCACCATGCGCGCCTCCGGATTTCGTCCATGGCGTCAAGATGACAGCTCGTTGACGGCACACTGCTGCGCGCCTTCTCCACCTCGCAGCAGTTGCACGGCGGGCTCACCACCGGTGGAACGAGCTCGAGGTAACCTTTACGTGCGACAATGACGGAGTAGACCATCTCGGCGTTCTCGGGATGGTGCACGGCCAACACCTGGAACCCGCCCCGCCTGACCTCCGCGGGCTCCACGACGGGGCACAGGAAGCCACGGGCCCCGTGCGCGCTCCGCACAACGAGGGCAGCGCCGGCGGCCATGTGCCGGCCGAGGTGCGCTATCACGCGGGCCTTCTCCTCCGGCGCCACGCCGACGGGCGCCGCCAGGAAGACCACGTCGTATGCGGCGAGCTCGTGCGTGAGGCCCTCGACGTCCGCCGTGCGGAACGACATGCGCGCGGCCACGTTGCCGGCGTCGTTCCCGCGGAGCAGCAGCCTCCGCGCGCGCTCGTTGGCGGCGCCGCACCGGTCGAAGCAGTCGACGGCCGCGTCGGGCATGTGGCGCGCGGCGAGCAGGAGCGCGCTGAGCGGCAGGGATCCCGAGCCGAGGAACGCGACGCGCGCGGGCACGGCGAGGTGGTCGGGCGCGTGGCGGGACAGCAGCGCGTGCTCCAGCTCGCCCAGGCGGACGTAGTTGTCGTGGTAGGGGAAGAGCCTGAGGTGGTCGAGCGGGGCGTCGAGGGCGGCCAGCGCGTCGGAGCAGCGCGCCTCGAGGCGCGCCTCGGCGTCGGCGCAGAGGCGGACGAGGTCGGCCCGCATCCTCCGGGCCCTCGGGCCCAGCGTGGCCACGTCGACGGCGGCGCTCGGCGGGGCGCACGCGGCCACGAGGGCGGTGAAGAGCGCGTCCGCCTCGGGAGACGGGCTCAGGGACGGCAGCTTGGAGATGGCGGCGTGGAGGCCGGCGATCTTCTTCACCAGCGCGGACGCCTCCTTGTTCTCGCCGCCCATCTGAGCGTTGTACGTGTCAAGAAAGACCGGCGTAGCTGCTGATGTCTGGACTCTGGAGCTCCGGACAATGGCGGGTTTGATGACCTCTGGACTTGACCGGTGATGGAAGTGATATATATAAGCTGGGTGGCATTGCACTGCAGCTCGATCGTGGCTCGCTTCACGCGTGCCATGCCCAAGGCCAGTTTCATGCCTGTGTTACGACTGGTACCTACGTTGGCTACGTACGTATCAGGCCAAAATTCAAAATTATGGTGGCACTTTTGAGCCCTCATGTGTGAAAGTTGAGTTTATTATTTCCGCCGAGATATTGCATCCAACACTTTCGGTGGAGCTTGTGTTGTGCGAAACCATCCGGGTCCAAGTATCTCCTGCTTCCTGCGCAGAGATGCTGTCATTTTTATTCACGGTGAGTTGCGACGGAATGCATATTATCATGGTGTCCAATAGGGCAAGGAAGATGAAGATCAAGGATAACCAAATGCTCAGAAACAATGACGAACGAAATGAGAGCCCAAGAACAGAAATTTGTATCAATACACGGGGTGTATCACAACTGTTAAATATCCACCTCAATAACCATTTTTTCGCAACCAAGCGGACAGCTTGGTAAGCTACCAACAGAAAATTGCAATAAAAAAATAACCATTTTTGGCCCCAAAGAAATAACCATTTGAATCGCTACAGTGTCAGTGACCCAAAAAGGACTACAAACTCATGTGTGTAGTTTAACTCAGTTTCTTGCTCTCCTTTTTGTTGAAATGACTGAAACAACAATTACATGTCGCATGAATATGTGATGGGAGGTGATTGTCCGTATAGCTTCGGGTTTTTTCTATTGGAGACCATAAGTGGATTGAAATCAGCTCATGGCAAGTCGCCAACTTCTCCAACTTTATAAACTA containing:
- the LOC125513062 gene encoding nicotianamine synthase-like 5 protein; protein product: MGGENKEASALVKKIAGLHAAISKLPSLSPSPEADALFTALVAACAPPSAAVDVATLGPRARRMRADLVRLCADAEARLEARCSDALAALDAPLDHLRLFPYHDNYVRLGELEHALLSRHAPDHLAVPARVAFLGSGSLPLSALLLAARHMPDAAVDCFDRCGAANERARRLLLRGNDAGNVAARMSFRTADVEGLTHELAAYDVVFLAAPVGVAPEEKARVIAHLGRHMAAGAALVVRSAHGARGFLCPVVEPAEVRRGGFQVLAVHHPENAEMVYSVIVARKGYLELVPPVVSPPCNCCEVEKARSSVPSTSCHLDAMDEIRRRAW